DNA from Roseimicrobium sp. ORNL1:
ACTCCGGGAACGCACCATGGAAGTCATGGTAACTGCGTTCGGCGGCGTCTATCAAGGCAAGCGAGTGCTCGTCACCGGCCACACCGGATTCAAGGGTGGCTGGCTGTCCCTCTGGCTGCGTGCCCTGGGCGCGGAAGTGAGTGGCTATGCGCTGGCGCCAGCGCCGGGCGATTCCCTCTTTGCCATTCTGCCTGCGGATACCTTCCGGCATTCGTGGATTGCAGATTTACGAGATGCAGACACGATGAAGAAGGCCATCGCGGAGTGCCGCCCGGAAATCATCTTCCACCTCGCGGCACAACCCATCGTGGGCGCCTCCTATCGTGCACCGCTGGATACCCTCACGACGAATGCTGTGGGCACCGCCACCCTTCTGGAGGCCGTGCGGGACGCCGATTGCCCCGCAGCGGTCGTGGTCGTCACCAGTGACAAGTGCTATCGCAATGACAATGCGGGCCGCCCTTTCCAGGAAACGGATCCGCTCGGCGGTCATGACATCTACTCCATGAGCAAGGCAGCGACTGAGCTCGTGGTCACTGCGTGGCACGCCTCTTTCTTTGCCAACTCCCCATCGCTGGGACCTCTCGCCACCGGTCGTGCTGGCAATGTCATCGGCGGCGGCGACTATGCGGAGGACCGCCTGATACCGGATGCTGTGCGCGCCTTCGTGAGCAAGCAGCCGCTGGTCTTGCGCCGTCCCCAGGCTTCGCGTCCCTGGCAACATGTGCTGGAGTCCGTGAGTGGCTATCTTGCCTTGGGCCAGCGCCTGCTCTCTGCGCCCGACAAGACCCGGCTCTTGAACTTCAACTTCGGCCCCAATTCCGAAGCCGAGCGCTCCGTGCAGGAACTGATGGGCTGCTGGCTGGCCACGTGGCCGAACGCCATGCAAGTGCACAGCGAACCGCAACCTGCCTACGGCGAGGCCACGCGGCTCCGCCTGGACCACAGCCTTGCCGTGCAGGAGTTGGGATGGCGACCGGTTTGGGATTTCCAGCAGACGGTCGCACACACCGCCGCGTGGTATCGCGAGCGTCACGAACGCCATG
Protein-coding regions in this window:
- the rfbG gene encoding CDP-glucose 4,6-dehydratase, producing the protein MVTAFGGVYQGKRVLVTGHTGFKGGWLSLWLRALGAEVSGYALAPAPGDSLFAILPADTFRHSWIADLRDADTMKKAIAECRPEIIFHLAAQPIVGASYRAPLDTLTTNAVGTATLLEAVRDADCPAAVVVVTSDKCYRNDNAGRPFQETDPLGGHDIYSMSKAATELVVTAWHASFFANSPSLGPLATGRAGNVIGGGDYAEDRLIPDAVRAFVSKQPLVLRRPQASRPWQHVLESVSGYLALGQRLLSAPDKTRLLNFNFGPNSEAERSVQELMGCWLATWPNAMQVHSEPQPAYGEATRLRLDHSLAVQELGWRPVWDFQQTVAHTAAWYRERHERHADTARMLNFTLEQIHTYTREAASTGVSWAN